A single Sutterella megalosphaeroides DNA region contains:
- a CDS encoding UvrD-helicase domain-containing protein: MTERKSKAPVFRDDCEAASLEASACEELSLDDLPIEDLPIEEMPPEVSFDASLGASAAHEAIAPPEYFRELMDGAWEGLTDEELAGSDGEVDDIDLTGAYAAGADPEPAADAPARPADDVFNVESAPLLGTTLLEASAGTGKTFSIKHLVLRLVAELDFSIEKLLVVSFTRAATAELSARIQHHLAQASAYLSGEKTEEETDDLIVRQVRTWEAAGLDRETACARVRASLTGFDNASILTIHAFCQKMLKNHAFTASGNLSEELSDDDGDVFSDAVEDFLRRELDRLPDEGDRRALLRTESWERILRALDGQPADLVRHRAAPADDDTSPAVNAAFERFVTEMPERVAEEKARRGIQTFDDMLTGMWRTIAADTDGHFTAGIRRTYRGVLIDEFQDTDPIQFAIFDKLFLSGLSVEERLRRSLFFVGDPKQAIYRFRSADLNTYLRARAVVSGVPDGRLPRLSTNFRSSKPLVEALNAFYSRPGAGTPFMRPGLEYRSVDASGRRAGLWVKENGDFSPALPFEIWGRTEPLGSADENDGELDRAVAFDIKLWVERGRAGEALLPWEDEKDDASLVCETLDVDGKSRPMRALEARDVAVLVRSRDEARGIIAELQKLGIRVRISSQESVFATDEAMELLLLLRAVSAPADERLMKAVRTTRLFGETLADVRADDEARRIAVRERLEAARELWMQRGVAAAVESVTTGEHLAERLLPVRLGERRLANYAHLVELLHEAGRRYQTPAGLISWFERKMTDTKDDEAAKMRLESDANLVTVETIHSSKGLEYPIVYWPYAHKGYSKQKSATFRRVNPKTGEAVLEVSPVPVTEADDLAEEGMEELTRLGYVALTRASARLVVGATMIRKSERSAEWRANRLKNPFFWSLTRSWDPTQVGVVEALRELQAIEDLAGAEGIRWRETDDVLAKAQGEVERYDAARPMPDEDDFGVSPAHDVWAAWRTASFTGLTRTLGDDEPAAAHFAPRKRLELSDRILTFPRGPRAGDALHRVLETADFQAMAPETEAVRAMRTAHAERVIGETLEFSEAEKPLAAAAVARMIGDVLNSELLPGVRLRDVPPEARTAEMEFLLSMPSNLTAARLGEALARLDPRYAVPGLTEASLTGYLTGFIDLAFGAGGRFWILDWKSNAIADEREGFTEEAMAVEMTRHHYRLQYLLYGVALRRCLRARLGDEFRESMIGGAIYVFLRGLSAEDELDADGRRPGVVVDEVHPAVLWCLDELFANGWSEETVRKAEAEIGRSGARSN; the protein is encoded by the coding sequence ATGACGGAACGGAAATCCAAGGCCCCCGTGTTTCGGGATGATTGCGAAGCGGCTTCGCTCGAAGCTTCGGCCTGCGAAGAGCTGTCGCTTGACGATTTGCCGATCGAAGACCTGCCGATCGAGGAGATGCCGCCCGAAGTGTCGTTCGACGCTTCGCTCGGTGCTTCGGCAGCGCACGAGGCGATTGCGCCTCCCGAATACTTTCGGGAACTCATGGACGGCGCCTGGGAGGGACTCACCGACGAAGAGCTTGCGGGCTCCGACGGGGAAGTCGACGACATCGACCTCACGGGCGCGTATGCGGCGGGGGCCGATCCGGAGCCTGCAGCCGACGCGCCCGCTCGACCCGCGGACGACGTCTTCAACGTGGAGTCGGCGCCGCTTCTCGGTACGACCCTTTTGGAAGCGTCTGCGGGCACGGGTAAGACCTTCTCCATCAAGCACCTCGTTTTGCGACTCGTCGCGGAACTCGATTTCTCGATCGAAAAGCTCCTCGTCGTGAGCTTCACCCGCGCGGCTACGGCGGAACTCTCCGCAAGAATTCAGCACCATTTGGCGCAAGCGAGCGCTTACCTCTCCGGCGAAAAAACCGAAGAGGAAACGGACGATCTGATCGTACGGCAGGTGAGGACCTGGGAGGCGGCGGGGCTCGATCGGGAGACCGCGTGCGCGCGCGTGCGGGCAAGCCTCACGGGATTTGACAACGCGTCGATCCTCACGATTCATGCCTTCTGCCAGAAGATGCTCAAGAACCACGCCTTTACGGCGTCGGGGAATCTCTCCGAAGAGCTGTCGGACGACGACGGCGACGTCTTTTCGGACGCGGTCGAAGACTTCCTGCGGCGCGAACTCGATCGCCTTCCCGACGAGGGCGATCGACGGGCGCTTCTGCGCACGGAAAGCTGGGAGCGAATCCTGAGGGCGCTCGACGGGCAGCCCGCCGACCTCGTGCGGCATCGGGCCGCCCCTGCGGACGACGACACGTCGCCCGCCGTGAACGCGGCCTTCGAGCGGTTCGTGACCGAAATGCCCGAGCGCGTGGCCGAAGAGAAAGCCCGTCGCGGCATTCAAACGTTCGACGACATGCTGACGGGCATGTGGCGGACGATCGCGGCCGACACGGACGGACACTTCACGGCGGGGATCCGACGCACCTACCGCGGCGTTCTGATCGACGAATTTCAGGATACGGACCCCATCCAGTTTGCGATTTTCGACAAGCTCTTTCTGTCGGGCCTTTCCGTCGAGGAGCGCCTTCGACGGTCGCTCTTTTTCGTGGGCGACCCGAAGCAGGCGATTTACCGATTCCGTTCGGCGGACCTCAACACCTACCTGCGTGCGCGCGCCGTCGTGAGCGGAGTGCCCGACGGGCGTCTGCCGCGGCTCTCGACCAACTTCCGTTCGTCGAAGCCGCTTGTCGAAGCGCTCAACGCCTTTTATTCGCGTCCGGGGGCGGGGACGCCCTTCATGCGACCGGGGCTCGAATACCGAAGCGTCGACGCGAGCGGACGTCGCGCGGGGCTTTGGGTGAAAGAAAACGGGGACTTCTCTCCCGCGCTTCCCTTTGAAATCTGGGGCCGCACCGAGCCCCTCGGATCCGCCGACGAAAACGACGGCGAACTCGACCGGGCGGTCGCCTTCGACATCAAGCTTTGGGTCGAACGCGGGCGCGCGGGTGAAGCGCTCCTTCCGTGGGAAGACGAGAAGGACGACGCGTCGCTCGTGTGCGAGACGCTTGATGTCGACGGGAAGTCGCGCCCGATGCGCGCCCTTGAAGCGCGCGACGTGGCGGTGCTCGTTCGCAGCCGCGACGAAGCCCGCGGCATCATTGCGGAACTTCAAAAGCTAGGCATTCGCGTTCGCATCTCCTCGCAGGAGAGCGTCTTTGCGACCGACGAAGCGATGGAATTGCTCCTCTTGCTTCGCGCCGTCTCGGCCCCCGCGGACGAGCGCCTCATGAAGGCCGTCCGCACGACGCGCCTTTTCGGCGAGACGCTTGCCGACGTGCGCGCCGACGACGAAGCGCGCCGCATTGCCGTGCGCGAGCGGCTCGAGGCGGCGCGGGAACTCTGGATGCAGCGCGGGGTCGCGGCGGCCGTCGAATCCGTGACGACGGGCGAACACTTGGCCGAGCGCCTCCTTCCGGTGCGGCTCGGCGAGCGACGCCTTGCGAACTACGCGCATCTCGTCGAACTCCTTCACGAAGCGGGGCGCCGCTACCAGACGCCTGCGGGTCTCATCAGTTGGTTCGAGCGCAAGATGACCGACACGAAGGACGACGAAGCTGCGAAGATGCGCTTGGAGAGCGACGCGAACCTCGTGACGGTGGAAACCATTCATTCGAGCAAGGGCCTGGAGTACCCGATCGTCTATTGGCCGTACGCGCACAAGGGTTACTCCAAGCAGAAATCCGCCACCTTCCGGCGGGTGAATCCCAAGACGGGCGAAGCCGTACTGGAAGTCTCGCCTGTTCCCGTCACCGAAGCGGACGACTTGGCCGAAGAGGGGATGGAAGAGCTCACCCGTCTCGGCTACGTCGCGCTCACGCGCGCCTCGGCCCGTCTCGTGGTCGGGGCGACGATGATTCGCAAGAGCGAACGGAGCGCCGAGTGGCGTGCGAACCGCCTGAAGAATCCCTTCTTCTGGTCGCTCACCCGCAGCTGGGATCCGACGCAGGTGGGGGTCGTAGAGGCGCTTCGCGAACTGCAGGCGATCGAAGACCTGGCGGGCGCAGAGGGTATCCGATGGCGTGAAACCGACGACGTTCTCGCGAAGGCGCAGGGTGAGGTCGAACGGTACGATGCCGCGCGTCCGATGCCCGACGAAGACGACTTCGGTGTCTCGCCCGCGCACGACGTTTGGGCTGCGTGGCGTACGGCGAGCTTCACGGGCCTTACCCGTACGCTCGGCGACGACGAACCCGCGGCGGCGCACTTCGCTCCGAGAAAGCGTTTGGAACTCTCCGATCGGATTCTCACCTTCCCGCGCGGCCCCCGAGCGGGCGACGCGTTGCATCGCGTTTTGGAAACGGCGGACTTTCAAGCGATGGCGCCCGAAACCGAGGCGGTTCGCGCGATGCGCACGGCGCACGCCGAGCGCGTCATCGGGGAGACGCTGGAATTTTCCGAAGCGGAAAAGCCTTTGGCTGCCGCGGCCGTTGCGCGCATGATCGGCGACGTCCTCAATTCGGAGCTTCTGCCCGGGGTTCGGTTGCGCGACGTCCCGCCCGAAGCGCGCACGGCCGAAATGGAGTTTCTCCTTTCGATGCCGTCGAACTTGACGGCCGCCCGCTTGGGCGAAGCGCTCGCGAGGCTCGACCCCCGTTACGCGGTGCCGGGTTTGACGGAGGCGTCGCTCACGGGTTACCTCACGGGCTTCATCGACTTGGCGTTCGGCGCGGGCGGGCGCTTCTGGATTCTCGACTGGAAGAGCAACGCCATTGCCGACGAGCGCGAGGGCTTTACCGAAGAAGCGATGGCGGTCGAAATGACCCGCCATCATTACCGCCTTCAGTACCTCCTTTACGGCGTGGCTCTGAGGCGGTGCCTCAGGGCGCGCTTGGGCGACGAATTCCGCGAGTCGATGATCGGAGGGGCGATTTACGTCTTTCTGCGCGGGCTCTCGGCCGAGGACGAGCTCGACGCCGACGGACGACGCCCAGGCGTTGTCGTCGACGAAGTGCATCCCGCCGTTCTTTGGTGCCTCGACGAACTCTTTGCCAACGGGTGGTCGGAAGAAACGGTCCGGAAGGCTGAAGCCGAAATCGGGCGCTCCGGGGCGCGCTCGAATTGA
- a CDS encoding exodeoxyribonuclease V subunit gamma, translated as MIHTVYSNSYEVLRAVLLHNIEALAVGPAKNPSTLFERAFERVPIITPSVGVALDVQRAVARKDAVCAGLDFMTLSTWMGFFSKEPLANVVGNEAEWMIWAILRRTGPESFREAPGHERLKNYLKGKTDRDIYALARRISGLFVSYATYRLDWIFSWLGLHAEAMKGVESDENRRREDRALEAHPDWAWQRDLWGELSKNPRWQGRRFLEAFPGTLARIENVRPDERRLTFEDGRAVAMPGALHVFVPFVVPPLMLPILKAYATSGREIWFYLLNPSSEYWFDLVPRRLFAVRGDEHREIGHPILADNGRSTRANIDRLWRFTQSDDRNAQAEDSAADEGGPDTIRAIDRTRTTYDAFMARYFRRPQDLEVETDVEMQSYYLEANDPRLLRRIQDSILLLDPTRVTHDAKTGEAFPELLAADDDSVRFAAAPTAVRELEGLAEWLQTLFESTRNDDEPLTPDDVLVVTPDISALLPLVERVFGSLPAGRRIEWRATGMRAVEADSPGETLLELGRLLTGRVRSEALLAWLSLPLVARRYGFAVEDLSILSDWLKAAGFRFGLSDEHLAAIDPATYGTVKDMTLARAVERLALGYFLPDAAKSPWGDVIPVRGSEADGWVSVVDRPELLEALARAAADLEAFRRRTEGEHEPAVWVEWMTDALTVFFPSDATGLFAPLRTAIVQLAGEMETADEVEPIRVSFELFLSALAGRVEGTASAGKPTHCVTFTSMTALRGLPYKVIALVGLNDDCAFPGTTRREEFDLMGAAPRRGDRDSRIDNRNAFLDLLLAARSRFYVSYVAGTGTAERLPSVVAEELRAWILSLEEDDERLKTLSARLTKRIPLNRYSPDAFLAPSDTRGPGWRSHDAALLAALRAADACEYRADERAFADTGLEIVGEWRREGLPSTLLKAWWAKPATTTLSLCDVRYPKLSETEPLSMFTPSDGLSKWQRKDEALGALLAGETLESIRERWALDGRFGAAGIREWSVEDELDTAESVASRWRTTVSGLEKLDDPAVSVKLASGLTIEHRQGDLYRTKEGGLKAVRRAVSEAKITSGAFFKLLIDHAICRAAGMELDTVVVCPPAAEKKPTKTTRSKPKAPPPGADGLLKMPNFTPAEAKVLLEALASPLLALERRAAQGADDAPFVFGLDAKSKRIEEVAGGAATRILWRGEDAGEAQRRRENEIDALKSLAVAGDDPAEVAARLGAFLAAMGLPLGAGADEEPESTN; from the coding sequence ATGATTCATACGGTCTACAGTAACAGCTACGAGGTGCTTCGCGCCGTCCTTCTGCACAACATCGAAGCGCTCGCCGTGGGTCCGGCTAAAAATCCCTCGACGCTCTTCGAGCGGGCGTTCGAACGCGTGCCGATCATCACGCCCTCGGTCGGAGTGGCGCTCGACGTGCAGCGCGCCGTCGCCCGCAAGGACGCCGTCTGTGCGGGGCTCGACTTCATGACGCTTTCGACCTGGATGGGCTTTTTCTCGAAGGAGCCTCTTGCGAACGTCGTTGGGAACGAAGCCGAGTGGATGATCTGGGCGATTCTGCGTCGCACGGGCCCGGAGAGCTTTCGGGAGGCCCCGGGGCACGAACGCCTGAAAAATTACCTCAAGGGAAAGACCGACCGCGACATCTACGCGCTCGCGCGTCGCATCTCGGGGCTCTTCGTTTCCTACGCCACGTATCGACTCGACTGGATCTTCTCGTGGTTGGGGCTTCATGCCGAAGCGATGAAGGGGGTGGAGAGCGACGAAAACCGCCGGCGCGAAGACCGCGCGCTCGAAGCGCACCCCGACTGGGCGTGGCAGCGCGACCTCTGGGGGGAACTCTCGAAAAATCCCCGCTGGCAGGGACGGCGCTTTCTCGAAGCCTTCCCGGGGACTCTGGCGCGGATCGAAAACGTGCGCCCCGACGAGCGGCGTCTGACGTTCGAAGACGGCCGTGCGGTGGCGATGCCGGGGGCGTTGCACGTCTTCGTCCCCTTCGTCGTTCCGCCCCTCATGCTCCCGATCCTGAAGGCCTATGCGACGTCGGGTCGCGAAATCTGGTTTTACCTTCTCAACCCGTCGAGCGAATACTGGTTCGACCTCGTTCCGCGACGGCTATTTGCCGTGCGCGGCGACGAGCACCGCGAAATCGGTCATCCGATTCTTGCCGACAACGGACGAAGCACCCGCGCGAACATCGATCGTCTGTGGCGCTTCACGCAGTCGGACGACCGGAATGCGCAAGCCGAGGATTCGGCAGCGGACGAGGGCGGTCCCGACACCATCCGTGCGATCGATCGCACGCGAACGACGTACGACGCCTTCATGGCGCGGTACTTCCGTCGTCCTCAGGACCTCGAAGTCGAAACGGACGTCGAGATGCAGAGCTACTACCTCGAGGCGAACGACCCGAGGCTTCTGCGGCGCATTCAGGATTCGATCCTGTTGCTCGATCCCACGCGCGTGACGCACGACGCGAAGACGGGGGAGGCCTTCCCCGAACTCCTTGCGGCCGACGACGACTCGGTGCGGTTTGCGGCCGCGCCCACGGCCGTGCGCGAATTGGAGGGCCTTGCCGAATGGTTGCAGACGCTCTTCGAATCGACCCGCAACGACGATGAGCCCTTGACTCCCGACGACGTCCTCGTTGTGACGCCCGACATCTCGGCTCTGTTGCCGCTCGTGGAGCGCGTCTTCGGGAGCCTTCCCGCGGGGCGTCGCATCGAATGGCGCGCAACGGGGATGCGTGCCGTGGAAGCGGACTCGCCGGGCGAGACGCTTCTTGAGCTCGGTCGCTTGCTGACGGGGCGCGTGCGCTCCGAAGCGCTCCTTGCGTGGCTGTCGCTTCCGCTCGTGGCGCGCCGCTACGGCTTTGCGGTCGAAGACCTCTCGATCCTTTCCGATTGGCTCAAGGCCGCGGGTTTCCGCTTCGGGCTCTCGGACGAACACCTGGCGGCCATTGACCCCGCGACTTACGGCACGGTGAAGGACATGACGCTCGCGCGCGCCGTCGAGCGGCTTGCGCTCGGGTACTTCCTTCCGGACGCCGCAAAGAGCCCCTGGGGCGACGTGATTCCGGTGCGCGGGTCGGAGGCGGACGGTTGGGTGTCGGTGGTGGACCGCCCCGAACTGCTCGAAGCGCTTGCGCGCGCGGCGGCGGACCTCGAAGCGTTCCGACGCCGTACGGAGGGCGAACACGAGCCCGCCGTGTGGGTCGAATGGATGACGGATGCGCTCACGGTCTTTTTCCCGAGTGACGCGACGGGGCTCTTTGCGCCCCTGCGTACGGCGATCGTGCAGTTGGCGGGCGAAATGGAAACGGCCGACGAAGTCGAGCCGATTCGCGTCTCGTTCGAGCTTTTCCTCTCCGCGCTTGCGGGCCGCGTCGAAGGGACGGCCTCGGCGGGGAAGCCCACCCATTGCGTGACCTTTACGAGCATGACGGCGCTGCGAGGGCTTCCCTACAAGGTGATCGCACTCGTGGGCTTGAACGACGACTGCGCTTTCCCGGGTACGACGCGACGCGAAGAATTCGACCTGATGGGGGCCGCGCCCCGGCGCGGCGACCGCGACTCGCGCATCGACAACCGAAACGCTTTTCTCGATCTCCTGCTTGCCGCCCGATCGCGCTTTTACGTTTCCTACGTGGCGGGGACGGGAACGGCCGAGCGGCTGCCCTCCGTCGTTGCGGAGGAACTGCGCGCCTGGATTCTTTCTCTCGAAGAGGACGACGAGCGTCTCAAGACCCTGAGCGCAAGGCTCACGAAACGAATTCCCCTCAACCGCTATTCGCCGGACGCGTTCCTCGCGCCGTCGGACACGCGCGGTCCGGGTTGGCGCAGCCACGATGCGGCACTTTTGGCGGCGCTCCGCGCGGCCGATGCCTGCGAATACCGTGCCGACGAACGGGCCTTTGCGGACACGGGGCTTGAGATCGTCGGGGAGTGGCGACGCGAAGGGTTGCCTTCGACGCTTCTCAAGGCTTGGTGGGCGAAGCCCGCGACGACGACGCTTTCCTTGTGCGACGTGCGGTACCCGAAGCTTTCCGAAACGGAACCCCTGTCGATGTTCACGCCGTCGGACGGCCTCTCGAAGTGGCAGCGCAAGGACGAAGCGCTCGGCGCGCTCCTTGCGGGTGAAACGCTCGAATCGATTCGCGAACGCTGGGCGCTTGACGGTCGGTTCGGCGCCGCGGGGATCCGCGAGTGGTCGGTCGAAGACGAACTCGATACGGCGGAGAGCGTTGCTTCGCGCTGGCGCACGACCGTCTCGGGTCTTGAAAAGCTGGACGACCCCGCGGTGTCGGTGAAGCTCGCCTCGGGCCTCACGATCGAACACCGTCAGGGAGACCTTTACCGTACGAAAGAGGGCGGACTCAAAGCCGTGCGCCGCGCGGTCTCGGAAGCAAAAATCACGTCGGGGGCTTTCTTCAAGCTCCTCATCGACCATGCGATCTGCCGCGCGGCGGGGATGGAGCTCGATACCGTCGTGGTCTGCCCGCCCGCCGCGGAGAAAAAGCCCACGAAAACCACGCGCTCGAAACCGAAGGCGCCTCCGCCCGGTGCGGACGGTCTTTTGAAAATGCCGAATTTCACGCCCGCGGAGGCAAAGGTTCTCCTAGAAGCGCTCGCTTCGCCCCTGCTCGCTCTCGAACGTCGGGCTGCTCAGGGAGCGGACGACGCGCCGTTTGTCTTCGGGTTGGATGCGAAGTCAAAGCGCATCGAAGAAGTCGCGGGCGGCGCCGCCACCCGCATTCTTTGGCGCGGCGAAGACGCAGGGGAGGCGCAGCGGCGTCGCGAAAACGAAATCGACGCCCTCAAATCCTTGGCGGTCGCGGGGGACGACCCCGCGGAGGTTGCCGCTCGCCTGGGGGCGTTTCTCGCCGCCATGGGGCTTCCGCTCGGTGCGGGTGCCGACGAAGAACCCGAATCGACGAACTGA
- the leuE gene encoding leucine efflux protein LeuE, translating to MLESIGVVDVGTYALGSLLIVLCPGPNSIFVLKTGITSGPRVALAGACGVFLGDTVLMLATYLGVAAVIAANPGIFFAVKLAGAAYLAYLASRVLWGTWRPVFAHEAGVAVETPGKEAPWRDVLTGVAAFRTALTLSLTNPKAILFFLSFFMPFIDASKGHPALAFLVLALILQFWSVCYMTSLAQIGQPLLKFFGRRPVFGRIGNTIVGLVFYFFAVKLVLG from the coding sequence ATGCTCGAATCGATCGGTGTCGTCGACGTCGGTACGTACGCGCTCGGCTCGCTTCTCATCGTTCTTTGTCCCGGCCCCAACAGCATCTTCGTGCTTAAAACGGGCATCACGTCGGGCCCGCGCGTCGCGCTTGCGGGCGCGTGCGGTGTCTTTCTCGGCGATACCGTCCTGATGCTTGCCACCTACCTCGGCGTTGCGGCCGTCATTGCCGCAAACCCCGGGATCTTTTTCGCCGTGAAGCTCGCGGGCGCGGCTTACCTCGCGTACCTCGCCTCGCGCGTTCTCTGGGGCACCTGGCGCCCGGTCTTCGCGCACGAAGCGGGGGTGGCCGTGGAAACGCCGGGAAAGGAAGCGCCGTGGCGCGACGTGCTGACGGGCGTTGCAGCCTTTAGGACGGCGCTCACGTTGTCACTCACGAACCCGAAGGCGATTCTCTTTTTCCTCTCCTTTTTCATGCCGTTCATCGACGCGTCGAAGGGGCATCCGGCGCTCGCCTTTCTCGTTCTCGCGCTGATCCTCCAGTTCTGGAGCGTCTGCTACATGACGAGCCTCGCGCAGATCGGGCAGCCGCTTCTGAAATTCTTCGGCCGCCGCCCGGTCTTCGGGCGGATCGGCAACACGATCGTCGGTCTCGTCTTTTACTTTTTCGCCGTCAAACTCGTGCTCGGTTGA
- a CDS encoding DUF456 domain-containing protein, whose translation MEWLTTFDWFALACWLGAFVLIAAGFAGTVVPAIPGLPMIAGGAWLVGWADDFEKVGWKTIAFLAVLAVIGVAVDSLAQTAGAQRAGASRAGIVGSIIGTVIGMFLGLFGLLFGPLVGAAIGEFWAKRDLLHAGRVGMATWIGMIAGTVLKIALAFTMTGVLLLVYFTA comes from the coding sequence ATGGAATGGCTGACGACGTTCGACTGGTTTGCGCTCGCCTGCTGGCTGGGCGCTTTCGTACTCATCGCCGCGGGTTTTGCCGGAACGGTCGTTCCTGCCATTCCGGGGCTCCCGATGATCGCCGGAGGCGCCTGGCTCGTCGGTTGGGCGGACGACTTCGAGAAGGTGGGTTGGAAGACGATCGCCTTTCTCGCGGTGCTCGCCGTGATCGGCGTCGCGGTCGACTCGCTCGCGCAGACGGCGGGCGCTCAGCGCGCGGGCGCAAGCCGCGCGGGGATCGTGGGATCGATCATCGGTACGGTGATCGGGATGTTCCTCGGGCTTTTCGGGCTCCTTTTCGGGCCGCTTGTCGGTGCGGCGATCGGTGAATTTTGGGCGAAACGCGATCTTCTCCATGCGGGACGCGTTGGTATGGCCACCTGGATCGGTATGATTGCGGGAACCGTCCTCAAGATCGCGCTCGCTTTCACGATGACGGGGGTTCTGCTGCTCGTCTATTTCACCGCCTGA
- the dnaB gene encoding replicative DNA helicase: MSDFNDEAAAVRRPPQSIQSEQSILGGLMIENSALDSIVDVISPDDFCRRDHKLIYEHIMKIVQLGQPADCVTVFEALKSSGLDAEVGGFAYLAELANNATSAANIRRYAEIVHDKAVLRQLIVVGDKMVTNALAPEGRETRDILDEAEKDVLAINERNSRTQKGFRSMSNLVRDVSERIIELYNNRSSSDVTGVSTGYRNLDNVTAGLQRGDLIILAGRPSMGKTSLALNIAENVGINQELPVAVFSMEMGSEQLAQRLISSVGRIDAQNLRKGHLSDEEWDKFTAAVHRLENKPVYIDDTPGLTISELSSRARRLVNQAGPLGLIVVDYIQLMQGQGRRDSDNRAQELSEISRGLKGLAKELSVPVIVLSQLNRSVDSRSDRRPMMSDLRESGAIEQDADIIMFIYRDVVYNKDTPDKNTAEIIIAKQRNGPIGTLRMTFMGGNTRFEPTADEGYWGGIES; encoded by the coding sequence ATGTCCGACTTTAACGACGAAGCCGCGGCTGTACGGCGTCCTCCGCAGAGCATTCAGAGCGAACAATCGATCCTCGGCGGCCTGATGATCGAAAATTCGGCCCTTGACAGCATCGTCGACGTCATTTCGCCCGACGACTTCTGCCGCCGCGACCACAAGCTCATCTACGAGCACATCATGAAGATCGTGCAGCTCGGCCAGCCCGCCGACTGCGTGACGGTGTTCGAGGCGTTGAAGTCCTCGGGGCTCGACGCGGAAGTGGGGGGCTTTGCGTACCTCGCCGAACTCGCGAACAATGCGACCTCGGCCGCGAACATCCGCCGCTACGCCGAGATCGTGCACGACAAGGCGGTCCTCCGACAGCTGATCGTCGTGGGCGACAAGATGGTGACGAACGCGCTCGCGCCCGAGGGCCGCGAAACGCGTGACATTCTCGACGAGGCGGAAAAGGATGTGCTCGCCATCAACGAGCGCAATTCCCGCACGCAAAAGGGCTTTCGCTCGATGTCGAACCTCGTGCGCGACGTGTCGGAACGCATCATCGAGCTCTACAACAACCGGTCTTCGTCCGACGTGACGGGGGTCTCGACCGGGTACCGCAACCTTGACAACGTGACGGCGGGCCTGCAGCGGGGCGACCTCATCATTCTCGCGGGTCGACCCTCGATGGGGAAAACCTCGCTCGCGCTCAACATCGCCGAGAACGTCGGGATCAACCAGGAGCTGCCCGTGGCCGTCTTCTCCATGGAAATGGGGAGCGAACAGCTCGCGCAGCGTCTCATCTCGTCGGTCGGGCGCATCGACGCACAGAACCTGAGGAAAGGCCACCTGAGCGACGAGGAATGGGACAAATTCACGGCGGCCGTCCATCGGTTGGAAAATAAGCCCGTCTATATCGACGACACGCCGGGGCTCACGATTTCGGAACTCTCGAGCCGCGCCCGACGCCTCGTCAACCAGGCGGGGCCGCTCGGCCTCATCGTGGTCGACTACATTCAGCTCATGCAGGGGCAGGGCCGGCGCGATTCGGACAACCGCGCGCAGGAACTCTCCGAAATTTCGCGCGGTCTCAAGGGGCTCGCGAAGGAGCTTTCCGTGCCGGTCATCGTCCTCTCGCAGTTGAACCGAAGCGTCGACAGCCGCTCGGACCGCCGTCCGATGATGTCGGACCTTCGCGAATCGGGCGCCATCGAGCAGGACGCCGACATCATCATGTTCATTTACCGCGACGTGGTCTACAACAAGGACACCCCCGACAAGAACACGGCCGAAATCATCATCGCTAAGCAACGTAACGGCCCCATCGGTACGTTGCGCATGACTTTCATGGGCGGCAACACCCGGTTCGAGCCCACCGCCGACGAGGGTTACTGGGGCGGCATCGAAAGCTGA
- the rplI gene encoding 50S ribosomal protein L9, producing MQVILLEKITHLGDLGDIVKVKDGYGRNFLIPQGHAKRATKAAIAEFETRRAELEKAQAERIAAAQEVAGKLNGAEITIASKCGVDGRLFGSVTNADIAEAVDALGFQIKKSQVRTPLGAIKATGEYVITIGLMTDITADVTVKVVPEA from the coding sequence ATGCAAGTCATTCTGCTCGAAAAGATCACGCACCTCGGCGACCTTGGCGACATCGTCAAGGTGAAGGACGGCTACGGCCGTAACTTCCTCATCCCCCAGGGCCACGCCAAGCGCGCCACGAAGGCTGCCATCGCCGAATTCGAAACGCGCCGCGCCGAACTTGAAAAGGCTCAGGCCGAACGCATCGCCGCCGCTCAGGAAGTGGCCGGCAAGCTCAACGGCGCCGAAATCACGATCGCCTCGAAGTGCGGCGTTGACGGCCGCCTCTTCGGCTCGGTCACGAACGCCGACATCGCCGAAGCGGTCGACGCCCTCGGCTTCCAGATCAAGAAGTCGCAGGTTCGCACGCCGCTCGGCGCCATCAAGGCGACCGGCGAATACGTGATCACGATCGGTCTCATGACCGACATCACGGCCGACGTGACGGTCAAGGTCGTTCCGGAAGCCTAA
- the rpsR gene encoding 30S ribosomal protein S18: MAFGAKGKGKPRRSNQQNSLFKRKKFCRFTAEHVEQIDYKDVETLRDFIQENGKIMPARLTGTKAHYQRQLETAIKRARFLALLPYTDNQ; this comes from the coding sequence ATGGCTTTTGGTGCTAAGGGCAAGGGCAAGCCTCGCCGTTCGAACCAGCAAAATTCGCTTTTCAAGCGTAAGAAGTTCTGCCGCTTCACGGCCGAACACGTCGAACAGATCGACTACAAGGATGTCGAAACGCTTCGCGACTTCATCCAGGAAAACGGCAAGATCATGCCGGCTCGCCTCACGGGTACGAAGGCGCACTACCAGCGTCAGCTCGAAACCGCGATCAAGCGCGCCCGCTTCCTCGCCCTCCTTCCCTACACGGACAACCAGTAA